Within the Mus caroli chromosome 10, CAROLI_EIJ_v1.1, whole genome shotgun sequence genome, the region ACACTAGGCTGTTCCCCAAGAACCTCCGCTTCTGAGACTGGAGACGGAGTATACAGCTCTTACAGTCATCCTGAGAATCTGAAAACCCCCAGCCTCACATTAATTATATTCCCATGTGTTGGTCCAGATGCATGCAAGCTAGAATGCAAAGCGGGCCAAGAAACAGTTGTTTGGGGAGGTGGTGAATTGTGGGTTTATTCTGAATTGTTTTGGTGTTCTCTTGAGTTGAAGTTTATGAGCGTCAAGGTGGTAACTAGGGCTGCCTGCCATCCCTTTCCAGGCTTTACAATGTGGGGCTCAGACCGTTCTTGGAACTGGAATGCAGTCGATGAGGGGCCAAAGAGGGACGTTGTCAAGGAGCTTGAGGTGGCTGTGAGGAACAGGACTGACTTGCACTTTGGTCTGTACTATTCTCTTTTTGAATGGTTCCATCCGCTCTTTCTGGAGGATCAGTCCAGCTCATTCCAAAAGCAGCGATTTCCCATTTCTAAGACATTGCCTGAGCTCTATGAGTTGGTGAACAGATACCAGCCTGAAGTCCTGTGGTCAGACGGAGATGGGGACGCGCCAGATCACTACTGGAACAGCACTGGCTTCTTAGCCTGGCTGTATAATGAAAGGTCTGTACACTTTTATGCACCTGGACTAGTCTTAAACACTCCTACTGTGTATGTACAGCAGCATTTACATTCCTGTGGTTTCGTGCTCATTTGGGCCGTGGCAGGACCAAATCGTTATAAGCCATGCATATTAGCTTGGTCAGTATTTAGTAAAAATGATCAGAAATATGTCAAACACTGCCAAACTGATTGTGTAATCAATTTAACAATCCCAGGATCGACACATGACTGGGaccattttctttaatttgtgaGTCAAAACTGCCCCTGTAGGTAGAGTCCCCTTCTCTCTACTTGAGCCACCAGACATAAGAAATTGGGGAGTGTATTTTGCATGAtgatatttttcagatattttccaGTAGGAGGCATCAATCATAGGATGAGGACCTAAAACAATAGTGAAGGAATTCACTCTTCAGAAAGGTTGAGGAATTTGCTCTAGGCCTAGAATTTGGAATGTGAGTTCAGACTCCAGTCATCACAGATCTATTTGGCTTTAGAAACAAAGGCTTTCTACTTTCTTATAGTCAGGAGTAGGTAGATCTGTTTGTGGTGACATTGCCCTCTGTCTCAAGAATGCTTTCTCTTAAAAGGAAACTGTCCTTTTCATTTCAGCCCAGTTCGGGACACAGTAGTCACCAATGATCGCTGGGGAGTCAGTTCTATCTGCAAACATGGTGGCTACTATACTTGCAGTGACCGTTACAATCCTGGCTATCTCTTGCCACACAAATGGGAAAACTGCATGACAATAGATAAGTTCTCCTGGGGCTACAGGCGGGAAGCTGAAATCAGTGATTATCTTACAATTGAAGAGTTGGTGAAGGTACAGTAAAATATGTTGTGGGACTATTATTCTGGAATATTCTTATAATGAGAGggttacaggatttttttttcctttatagttGGGATTGTGTAGTGCCACAGACTCAAGACACTACTTTCTGTGGGTGTTTtactataaaattttatgtatatgtgtgtatgtataatgtattatatatgtgtaacatattatatattatatttatagatTGATTAAAGTTTATATTTCAAAACTATTCTTAATTTTTCACTATttcaattgtatttatttttattttttttttagcaacttGTGGAAACAGTCGCATATGGTGGAAATCTTTTGATGAATATTGGTCCCACGGGAGATGGCACCATTCCTGTCATTTTTGAGGAACGATTAAGGCAAATGGGAACCTGGCTGAAGGTCAACGGGGAAGCTATTTATGAAACACACACTTGGAGGTCTCAGAATGACACTGTCTCTCCGGATGTGTGGTACGTTTTCCTGGTTAGCGAGCACTGTTTGATAGAGGAAAGCACTCAGTGTAGAGAGAGAGCAGGATAAAAAGAGGGACTGGATTATTGCTGCGTGACCACGTGTTCCAACTTGACTCAAATACAAAGAGAAGGAATAAGAATTGGCATGTTATTGAACATCATGTTTATCAAATTCTGCTTAAATAGTGCCTAGATATCCCCTAGTCGTGGGCACTATTTAGCTAAACTGCCTGTTACAAAATTGAAAGGCATTTAGGTAACTGAAGATTATCAAGTAGTTAATGTAGAATGGACTCGTGTTTCGATACTAGTAAATTCCCTAGTCTTGGCAATATCATATTCCACCAAATTGGCAAGCAAGAGGTCCCTAAGGGCAAAGTAAACAGTAAATAAGCTAGCCAGGAGAAGATTCTGAGAAAATGGTAAAATAAAAGTACTGTCTGCTCCTGCAGAGATGCAGACTGTG harbors:
- the Fuca2 gene encoding plasma alpha-L-fucosidase, yielding MRLGLLMLLPLLLLLLLRPCGVTRALSYDPTWESLDRRPLPAWFDQAKFGIFIHWGVFSVPSFGSEWFWWYWQKEKKPQFVDFMNNNYAPGFKYEDFVVLFAAKYFNANQWADILQASGAKYVVFTSKHHEGFTMWGSDRSWNWNAVDEGPKRDVVKELEVAVRNRTDLHFGLYYSLFEWFHPLFLEDQSSSFQKQRFPISKTLPELYELVNRYQPEVLWSDGDGDAPDHYWNSTGFLAWLYNESPVRDTVVTNDRWGVSSICKHGGYYTCSDRYNPGYLLPHKWENCMTIDKFSWGYRREAEISDYLTIEELVKQLVETVAYGGNLLMNIGPTGDGTIPVIFEERLRQMGTWLKVNGEAIYETHTWRSQNDTVSPDVWYTSKPEKKLVYAIFLKWPISGKLFLGQPIGSLGETEVKLLGHWKPLTWTSSQPSGITVELPLLSIHQMPCKWGWTLALSNVI